A single genomic interval of Terriglobus albidus harbors:
- a CDS encoding carboxymuconolactone decarboxylase family protein, with amino-acid sequence MARIELPIRDQAPAETQRILDEMEQRLGFLSNGLRLLSLSPRVLQAYVDLQTTMSHVLDAKTREAVALAVSMANGCKYCVANHCFITHANSQTAGDEISLNLEGKSSDPKRAAAAAFAKRIIDTHGKVSDADLAAVRVAGYSDAQIVELTALTARYTLTNFLNNMADVEIDIPAMSSV; translated from the coding sequence ATGGCACGAATCGAACTTCCCATACGGGATCAAGCTCCCGCCGAAACCCAGAGAATTCTCGACGAAATGGAACAGCGTTTGGGATTTCTATCAAACGGACTTCGGTTGCTCTCCTTGAGTCCGCGTGTTTTGCAGGCATATGTTGACCTCCAGACCACGATGTCGCATGTCCTCGACGCGAAGACGCGAGAAGCGGTCGCGCTGGCTGTTTCGATGGCCAACGGTTGCAAGTACTGCGTTGCCAACCACTGCTTCATCACACATGCCAATTCTCAGACAGCGGGTGACGAGATCTCGCTCAATCTCGAAGGAAAGTCCAGCGATCCAAAGAGAGCGGCTGCTGCCGCATTCGCCAAACGAATTATCGACACACATGGAAAGGTGAGCGATGCTGATCTCGCGGCCGTTCGGGTGGCCGGGTATTCCGATGCGCAGATTGTTGAACTCACCGCACTGACGGCCCGATACACTCTGACCAACTTTTTGAACAATATGGCTGACGTCGAGATCGATATTCCAGCCATGTCCAGCGTTTGA
- a CDS encoding NADP-dependent oxidoreductase: protein MKAIVATDQAAGMAGVKLVERPEPQAAINDVVVQVCASGFTGDELSWPSTWTDRTGRDRTPSIPGHELAGVVTAIGYGTTGLSIGQRVFGLTDWYRDGTLAEYVAVEARNLAPLPGDVDFTVGAALVMPGLTAWQGLFDHGRLQAGQRILVHGAAGVVGSMASQLARDAGAYVIGTGRAAGRQTALDFGAQEFVDLDKDALEDVGEVDLVLDVIGGEIAKRSVGLVRAGGTFVTITGSMEARPAAGLAVDFVVEADRSQLSKIVRRLGDGRLRTNIGSEASLDDAVAAFNRTERSKGKTIIRPRP from the coding sequence ATGAAGGCGATTGTAGCTACGGATCAGGCAGCGGGAATGGCTGGGGTAAAGCTCGTAGAGCGGCCCGAGCCGCAGGCGGCGATCAACGACGTTGTTGTTCAGGTTTGTGCATCGGGATTCACCGGCGATGAGCTGTCGTGGCCCTCGACCTGGACCGATCGCACCGGCCGTGACCGGACGCCTTCCATTCCGGGACACGAACTGGCCGGAGTGGTCACCGCTATCGGCTATGGCACGACGGGGCTGTCGATTGGACAGCGGGTGTTCGGCCTCACGGACTGGTATCGCGATGGCACGCTGGCGGAGTATGTGGCGGTCGAGGCACGCAACCTCGCGCCGCTTCCGGGCGACGTTGACTTCACGGTGGGCGCAGCCCTGGTGATGCCGGGCCTGACCGCGTGGCAGGGGTTGTTCGATCACGGCCGTCTTCAGGCGGGCCAGCGCATCCTCGTACACGGTGCTGCCGGCGTAGTCGGTTCGATGGCGTCGCAGCTCGCGCGTGATGCGGGTGCATACGTCATCGGCACCGGGCGCGCTGCCGGCCGTCAGACGGCTCTCGATTTTGGAGCGCAGGAGTTTGTCGACCTCGACAAGGACGCTCTGGAAGATGTCGGCGAAGTCGATCTGGTGCTCGATGTCATCGGCGGCGAAATCGCGAAGCGGTCGGTGGGGCTGGTTCGCGCCGGAGGGACGTTTGTGACCATCACCGGCTCTATGGAGGCGCGGCCCGCTGCCGGCCTGGCGGTGGATTTTGTTGTCGAAGCCGACCGCTCCCAACTGAGTAAGATCGTCCGGCGTTTGGGCGATGGCCGGCTGCGAACGAACATCGGCAGCGAGGCTTCCCTCGACGATGCCGTCGCCGCCTTCAATCGGACTGAGCGAAGCAAGGGGAAGACGATCATCCGCCCTCGACCGTAA
- a CDS encoding PLP-dependent aminotransferase family protein, which yields MPKRETFQDLVLEPRKDGQEMWRWLYTELRSAIIDGRLKSGARLPSTRNLAAQYGFARGTVVAAFQQLQAEGFVSSEVSAGTFVLPAPGWELPSPAKQRSSRQAISRATIAKRTQSLLKTTFLQPASHSVGKAFRGYEPAIDLFPVEQWARIAARVYRKAPRSLYGQGDAGGYPPLRRAIAEYVGRSRGVRCSAEQIIVTSGAQQALDLLARVLLDPGDQVWMEDPGYPGASQAFQSAGASVIPIPVDGDGMDVARAIKSSPAARVVYVTPANQFPLGVVLSAERRVELLSWAARAGAWIIEDEYDAEYRYSGKPIASLHSLDRSGSVIYVGTFTKMLFNALRIGFIVVPERFVEAFRIARSFMDRHAPTLDQAVLTEFINEGHFGRHVRKMRQVYSDRSQLLAEEANRRLAGVLDVEHAQSGMCTVAWIKTRVTEMVLKRRAEQLGLEVSPISSFVIKYEQKPALFLGFAGCNENEIKRGVSVLEAILSR from the coding sequence ATGCCGAAGAGAGAAACATTTCAAGACCTGGTCCTGGAACCAAGGAAGGATGGCCAGGAGATGTGGCGCTGGCTCTACACCGAGCTGCGTTCCGCAATTATCGATGGCAGATTGAAATCTGGAGCACGATTGCCATCCACGAGAAACCTGGCGGCACAATACGGCTTTGCCCGAGGTACAGTCGTGGCAGCATTCCAGCAACTTCAGGCTGAGGGATTCGTCTCGTCGGAAGTGAGTGCTGGCACCTTTGTCTTACCGGCGCCAGGGTGGGAGCTGCCTTCTCCGGCGAAACAAAGATCGTCCCGGCAGGCAATCTCCAGAGCGACCATCGCAAAGCGCACGCAGAGTCTTCTTAAGACCACATTTCTCCAGCCTGCTTCGCATTCCGTCGGTAAGGCGTTTCGGGGCTACGAGCCGGCTATCGACCTGTTTCCAGTCGAACAATGGGCGCGGATTGCGGCGCGCGTTTATCGCAAGGCGCCGCGTTCCCTGTATGGGCAAGGTGATGCAGGTGGTTATCCACCGCTGCGAAGAGCCATCGCCGAATATGTGGGCCGGTCCCGCGGCGTACGTTGTTCTGCCGAACAGATCATCGTGACATCCGGCGCGCAGCAGGCGTTGGACCTTTTGGCCCGGGTGCTTCTCGATCCCGGTGACCAGGTGTGGATGGAAGATCCCGGGTACCCTGGAGCCTCTCAAGCCTTTCAGAGCGCCGGCGCGAGTGTGATTCCCATCCCGGTCGATGGGGACGGTATGGATGTTGCAAGAGCGATAAAGTCATCTCCCGCCGCCCGTGTGGTGTATGTGACACCCGCTAATCAATTTCCCCTCGGGGTCGTCCTGTCAGCAGAGAGACGAGTCGAACTTCTCTCCTGGGCAGCGCGTGCGGGGGCATGGATTATCGAAGACGAATACGACGCGGAATATCGTTATTCCGGCAAGCCGATTGCGTCACTGCACAGTCTCGATCGATCTGGATCGGTCATTTATGTTGGAACCTTTACCAAGATGCTCTTCAACGCTCTTCGCATTGGGTTCATCGTTGTTCCGGAACGGTTCGTTGAAGCGTTTAGAATCGCACGAAGCTTCATGGATCGCCACGCTCCGACGTTAGATCAGGCCGTGCTGACGGAATTCATCAACGAAGGTCACTTCGGCCGCCACGTCAGAAAGATGAGACAGGTCTACTCGGATCGTTCGCAGCTACTTGCAGAAGAAGCGAATCGGCGTCTTGCCGGTGTGCTTGATGTGGAGCACGCGCAATCTGGCATGTGCACCGTGGCCTGGATCAAAACACGTGTCACCGAAATGGTGTTGAAACGACGGGCAGAACAACTGGGATTGGAAGTAAGTCCAATCTCCTCATTTGTCATCAAGTACGAGCAGAAACCCGCGTTGTTCCTGGGCTTTGCAGGGTGTAATGAAAATGAGATAAAGAGGGGCGTTTCGGTTTTGGAAGCTATCCTCTCTCGCTGA
- the greB gene encoding transcription elongation factor GreB: protein MRKGFTRRPQADAPAAHGKNYITPSGLERLKHERHFLLTKERPAVVAVVAWAAGNGDRSENADYQYGKRRLRQIDGRIRFLTKRIEAAEVVDPEAPRTGLRMSKAFFGATVHYVNATGEERVVSIVGTDEVDLERNHISWVSPLGRALMKTAAGDEIVLHAPRGTEQLTVLEVRYERIPVEPFREPLGSESGVSIKRVDR from the coding sequence ATGCGGAAAGGATTTACTAGAAGACCGCAGGCAGACGCGCCCGCGGCGCACGGCAAAAACTACATTACTCCCAGTGGGCTCGAGCGCCTTAAACATGAGCGCCATTTTTTGCTCACCAAGGAGCGCCCTGCCGTGGTGGCGGTGGTGGCGTGGGCTGCCGGCAATGGCGATCGCAGTGAGAATGCCGACTATCAGTACGGAAAGCGACGACTGCGACAGATCGATGGGCGGATTCGCTTCCTTACGAAACGAATCGAAGCCGCGGAGGTAGTAGATCCCGAAGCCCCGAGAACGGGTCTGCGGATGAGTAAGGCATTCTTTGGCGCGACCGTTCACTACGTCAATGCCACGGGAGAAGAGCGAGTCGTGAGCATCGTCGGCACCGACGAAGTCGACCTCGAACGCAACCATATCAGTTGGGTTTCGCCCCTGGGGCGGGCACTCATGAAAACTGCGGCGGGTGATGAAATTGTTCTCCATGCGCCGCGCGGCACCGAACAGCTGACAGTGTTGGAAGTGCGGTATGAACGCATCCCGGTAGAACCGTTCCGGGAGCCACTAGGCTCCGAGTCCGGCGTCTCCATAAAGAGAGTCGATCGCTGA
- a CDS encoding GlcG/HbpS family heme-binding protein, translated as MYRVLAAILLSAATAFANDLPNKKYLDLPHIKIMVSAAEAKAKELNVSVTICIVDESGNLLFLEKGETASLNTIQFAQRKARHAAFYGRPSKDGADTIKKGNTEAMAFPEFFPNQGGLPIKIDGKILGGISASGSKSEIDEAIAQSGLDALLKQ; from the coding sequence GTGTATCGAGTTTTGGCGGCAATCCTTCTTTCAGCGGCGACGGCTTTTGCCAACGATCTTCCAAACAAGAAGTATCTGGACCTTCCCCACATCAAAATCATGGTTTCTGCGGCGGAGGCAAAGGCGAAGGAACTCAATGTTTCCGTAACCATCTGTATTGTGGATGAGAGTGGCAATCTGCTTTTTCTGGAGAAGGGTGAAACAGCCTCACTGAACACCATTCAATTCGCCCAAAGAAAGGCGCGCCATGCCGCCTTCTACGGCAGGCCGTCCAAAGATGGAGCCGACACGATCAAAAAGGGCAATACGGAAGCGATGGCCTTCCCTGAATTTTTCCCCAACCAGGGAGGATTGCCGATTAAAATCGATGGAAAGATTCTGGGTGGAATCTCCGCGAGTGGCTCCAAATCGGAGATCGACGAAGCCATTGCGCAGTCCGGTCTTGACGCGCTTCTCAAACAATGA
- a CDS encoding VWA domain-containing protein — protein sequence MWTAVAVAQQVGQNASTTTSDGTPILKVSSQLVIETISVKDKKGNPVSGLTQKDFAITENGAPQNIRVFEYQALAEPEYQALAEPTAVAMPPAPAYVKPYNKLSHFEIEPELKGSGKYRDKRLLALYFDMTGMDPGDQYRALSAAEKFVRTEMQPQDMFAILRYSGAAVEVLQDFTADRTRLLSILATLTVGEDRGYDNSTSGDAAASDSGSAFGQDDTEFNIFNTDRQLSALQTAANMLGRLSEKKCLVYFASGLRLNSMDNQAQLHATINSAIRAGVSFWPIDARGLVASAPLGDATQGSAGGSQMYTGASALAMTNRMQQSQDTLYALAGDTGGKALLDTNDLGRGIHNAERSISSYYIVGYYTTNTAKDGKYRRVKVALNRSDLEADLDYRQGYYANKEFNQFNVADKERQLEDALMLPDPITDLAIAMELDYFQINHAEYFIPLTVKIPGRELALAKRFGAERTTIDFIGEIKDEAGTTVANVRDKVSAKLSDTDAAEIAHHPIVYSTGFTLLPGRYTIKFLARDDETGRIGSYQTAFVIPNLDKEDQRLPISSVVLSSQRTALKDAIYNAQKRSAKAAEQHPLVENGLTLVPSVTRVFQTSQTMFVYLQAYKPRTKSASPVVAQVSLYRDGKRVFESAPAEVAKGSGQLNTIPLEFAIPLSERAPGEYECQVTVIDPTGGKVNFWRTTMAVR from the coding sequence TTGTGGACTGCTGTCGCCGTCGCTCAACAGGTAGGGCAAAATGCGTCGACTACTACCAGCGACGGCACGCCCATTCTGAAGGTGTCGTCGCAACTTGTCATCGAAACCATCTCGGTCAAGGACAAGAAGGGCAATCCGGTCTCCGGCCTTACGCAGAAGGACTTCGCCATTACGGAAAATGGTGCGCCGCAGAATATCCGCGTCTTTGAATATCAAGCACTGGCAGAGCCGGAATATCAGGCGCTGGCAGAGCCAACCGCCGTCGCTATGCCTCCGGCGCCCGCGTACGTAAAGCCATATAACAAGTTGTCGCACTTCGAGATCGAGCCGGAGCTGAAGGGCAGCGGCAAGTATCGCGATAAGCGGCTTCTTGCGCTTTACTTCGACATGACCGGAATGGATCCCGGTGACCAGTATCGCGCGCTGTCGGCGGCAGAGAAATTCGTCCGCACTGAGATGCAGCCGCAGGACATGTTCGCCATCCTCCGGTACTCGGGCGCAGCAGTGGAGGTCTTGCAGGACTTCACCGCTGACCGTACGCGTCTCCTCAGCATCCTTGCGACGCTCACCGTAGGAGAGGACCGTGGATACGACAACTCCACGAGTGGCGACGCCGCTGCGTCCGATTCCGGCTCAGCCTTTGGCCAGGACGATACAGAGTTCAACATCTTCAATACGGATCGCCAGCTCTCTGCGCTCCAGACCGCGGCAAACATGCTCGGCCGTCTCAGCGAGAAGAAGTGCCTGGTGTATTTCGCGAGCGGATTACGGCTCAACAGCATGGACAATCAGGCACAGCTTCATGCGACGATCAACTCGGCCATTCGCGCCGGAGTCTCGTTCTGGCCGATTGATGCCCGCGGGCTCGTCGCCAGTGCACCGCTCGGGGATGCGACACAGGGCTCCGCCGGCGGATCGCAGATGTACACGGGGGCCTCGGCGTTGGCCATGACCAACCGGATGCAGCAGTCGCAGGACACGCTGTACGCGCTTGCCGGCGATACCGGCGGTAAGGCGCTGCTGGACACCAATGATCTCGGCCGCGGCATCCACAACGCGGAGCGCTCCATCTCCAGCTACTACATCGTTGGCTACTACACCACCAATACCGCGAAGGATGGCAAGTATCGCCGCGTGAAGGTGGCGCTCAACCGCTCCGACCTTGAAGCCGATCTCGACTATCGCCAGGGCTACTACGCGAACAAAGAGTTCAACCAGTTCAACGTTGCTGACAAGGAACGTCAGCTTGAAGATGCGCTGATGCTGCCCGACCCGATCACGGATCTGGCGATCGCGATGGAGCTGGACTACTTCCAGATCAATCATGCTGAATACTTCATTCCATTGACTGTAAAGATTCCAGGGCGCGAACTGGCTCTGGCAAAGCGTTTTGGAGCAGAGCGAACCACCATCGACTTCATTGGCGAGATCAAAGACGAAGCAGGCACTACGGTCGCAAACGTGAGGGACAAGGTGAGCGCGAAACTGAGCGACACCGATGCGGCGGAGATCGCCCATCATCCCATCGTGTACAGCACCGGCTTCACGCTGCTGCCCGGCCGCTACACGATCAAGTTCCTGGCACGCGACGATGAGACGGGCCGGATCGGCAGCTATCAGACGGCATTCGTGATTCCCAACCTCGATAAGGAAGACCAGCGGTTGCCCATCAGCTCTGTGGTGCTCAGCAGCCAGCGAACTGCCCTGAAGGACGCGATCTACAACGCGCAGAAGCGGAGTGCAAAGGCTGCGGAACAACATCCGCTCGTCGAAAACGGCTTGACGCTCGTTCCAAGTGTCACACGCGTCTTTCAAACGAGCCAGACCATGTTTGTCTATCTCCAGGCATACAAGCCGCGGACGAAGAGTGCTTCACCGGTCGTTGCACAGGTAAGCCTCTATCGAGATGGGAAGAGAGTATTCGAGAGCGCACCTGCAGAAGTTGCGAAAGGGTCGGGGCAACTCAATACGATCCCTCTTGAGTTCGCAATTCCGTTAAGTGAGCGAGCACCTGGCGAATACGAGTGCCAGGTGACAGTTATCGATCCAACCGGCGGGAAGGTCAACTTCTGGCGAACTACGATGGCGGTGCGGTAG
- a CDS encoding carboxypeptidase regulatory-like domain-containing protein: MRSYWFWLVLALLGAFVLQAHAADTRGTVTFKGLPVPGASVTASHDGKTVTVVTDASGAYAFTDLNDGPWTVSVEMFGFTTVREQMDVRSDIAPRRWELSLLTLGELEKHMPIAPPAPQRATQPAPPAGVTAVSSVSGDSLRPDGAAAFGAEPGLLVNGSVSNGATSSFRLPGSFGNNRSGGRRPYNFSLVAQEQNSALDARSYSLAGNEGAKPTYNNYTGAVTAGGPLRIPHLLRDGPYVFAQYTWHRVSTAATTSALVPTAAERTGDLSGQTTATGQPVVIYDPATGQPYLNNKVPVTPQAQALLNLYPLPNVAGNRRYNFQLPLLSSSHIDAGNLHMDKNLNTKNQLRGYFNFSSTRTSGNNLFGFTDTERILGHNGNIDWLHSFNQRLRLDLAYDFSRLATTDTPYWQNRADISGSAGIKGNSRAPVDWGPPTLSFSGGSGIAALTDGISAHNRNETNKVSASLTWNHSGHNLAFGFDFRRQQFNYLAQANPRGTLTFTGTATSKSNVPGSGSDLAGFLVGVPDASAISFGNADKYLRQSVYNAYVNDDWRLSPEFSVNAGIRWEFGAPMTELKNRLVNLDLSNGFSAAAPVLASAPLGTVTGQHYPDSLLRPYRLGLEPRIGFAWHPNTGGSLVVRGGYGINYDTSVYPSLYLQLAQQSPLSKSLNVQNSTVCPLTLASAFNPCATTTQNTFAVDPNLKIGSIQTWTLEVQRDLPWSLQWNASYLGNKGTHGMQKSYPNSFAPGAGNPCPSCPVGFAYISSGGNSTREAGKFQLRRRLRSGFAASVAYTFAKSIDNDAVLGGQNGGSATLPAAQNWRDLAAERGLSTNDQRHLLSASAQYTTGMGIGGGSLLDGWRGSLYKEWTALVTISAGSGLPVTPYTAALLGGTGAHGSVRPDLTGASIYAAPVGLALNPAAFAAPVSGQFGNARRNSITGPSQLSMDFFMSRTFRLRDHWNLDLQIKANNVLNHVAFGSYVANLQSTQFGLPTSPNSMRTLQMTARLRY, encoded by the coding sequence ATGCGCTCGTATTGGTTCTGGCTGGTTCTCGCTCTGCTTGGGGCATTCGTTCTGCAGGCTCATGCGGCTGACACTCGCGGAACCGTGACCTTCAAAGGCCTGCCTGTCCCGGGCGCGTCGGTCACGGCATCGCATGACGGCAAGACGGTCACTGTTGTCACGGATGCTTCGGGTGCGTATGCATTCACAGATCTCAACGATGGACCGTGGACCGTCAGCGTGGAGATGTTCGGCTTCACGACGGTGCGCGAGCAGATGGATGTCCGCTCTGACATTGCACCGCGTCGCTGGGAGCTGTCGTTACTTACCCTCGGCGAGCTTGAGAAACACATGCCCATCGCACCGCCCGCACCACAACGCGCGACGCAGCCCGCTCCGCCTGCAGGAGTCACTGCTGTATCTTCCGTAAGCGGAGACTCGCTACGCCCGGATGGCGCCGCTGCTTTTGGTGCAGAGCCTGGGTTGCTGGTAAATGGCAGCGTCAGCAATGGCGCAACGTCGAGCTTCCGCTTGCCGGGTTCGTTCGGGAACAATCGCTCCGGCGGGCGCCGGCCGTATAACTTCAGCCTTGTAGCCCAGGAACAGAACTCGGCTTTGGATGCACGCTCGTATTCGCTTGCCGGCAACGAAGGCGCTAAGCCAACCTACAACAACTACACCGGCGCGGTCACCGCCGGCGGTCCTTTGCGCATCCCGCACCTGCTGCGCGATGGACCATACGTCTTCGCGCAATACACGTGGCATCGCGTCAGCACTGCTGCGACTACGTCCGCGCTGGTGCCGACTGCCGCAGAGCGTACTGGTGATCTTTCGGGCCAGACAACGGCTACAGGGCAACCAGTTGTTATCTACGACCCTGCGACTGGACAGCCGTACCTCAACAACAAGGTGCCGGTCACGCCGCAGGCGCAGGCTCTTCTCAATCTCTATCCATTGCCGAATGTTGCAGGCAATCGCCGGTACAACTTCCAGCTTCCGCTTCTCAGCAGTTCTCACATTGATGCTGGAAACCTGCACATGGATAAAAATCTCAACACAAAGAACCAGCTCAGGGGGTACTTCAACTTCTCCAGCACGCGCACCAGCGGAAACAATCTCTTTGGTTTCACCGATACCGAGCGCATTCTGGGCCACAACGGCAACATCGACTGGCTGCACAGCTTCAATCAACGTCTTCGTCTCGATCTCGCATATGACTTCAGCCGTCTGGCAACGACAGACACCCCCTACTGGCAGAACCGCGCAGATATCTCCGGAAGCGCGGGGATCAAAGGCAACAGCCGTGCGCCGGTTGATTGGGGACCGCCCACTCTCAGTTTCTCTGGCGGCAGCGGCATCGCTGCGCTGACAGACGGCATCAGTGCGCACAATCGCAACGAAACGAACAAAGTCTCCGCGAGCCTCACCTGGAATCACTCAGGGCACAACCTTGCATTCGGTTTTGACTTCCGTAGGCAGCAGTTCAACTATCTTGCGCAAGCAAACCCACGCGGCACTCTTACCTTCACGGGAACCGCGACAAGCAAGAGCAACGTTCCCGGCAGCGGTTCCGATCTGGCCGGCTTTCTGGTTGGTGTTCCTGACGCCAGCGCGATCTCGTTTGGCAATGCCGACAAGTATCTGCGCCAATCGGTTTACAACGCCTATGTGAATGATGACTGGCGGCTGAGTCCGGAATTCAGTGTCAATGCCGGCATCCGCTGGGAGTTCGGTGCACCCATGACGGAGCTGAAAAATCGCCTCGTCAACCTTGATCTCTCAAATGGTTTCTCCGCTGCCGCACCCGTTCTCGCAAGTGCGCCTTTGGGAACGGTAACGGGCCAGCACTATCCCGATTCGCTCTTGCGCCCGTACCGTCTTGGTCTGGAGCCGAGAATCGGCTTTGCCTGGCATCCGAACACTGGCGGCTCGCTGGTGGTGCGCGGTGGTTATGGCATTAACTACGACACCTCTGTTTATCCATCGCTCTATCTGCAGCTTGCACAACAGTCGCCTCTCTCCAAAAGCCTCAACGTTCAGAACAGTACCGTCTGCCCGCTGACGCTGGCTTCGGCCTTCAATCCCTGCGCCACAACAACGCAGAACACTTTCGCCGTTGATCCGAATCTGAAGATCGGCAGCATCCAGACATGGACACTCGAGGTGCAGCGTGATCTGCCGTGGTCGCTGCAATGGAACGCGAGCTATCTCGGGAACAAGGGCACGCATGGGATGCAGAAGTCCTACCCGAACTCGTTTGCTCCAGGCGCCGGCAATCCGTGCCCTTCATGTCCGGTCGGATTTGCGTATATCAGCTCCGGCGGTAACTCGACGCGTGAAGCAGGGAAGTTCCAGCTCCGGCGCCGCCTGCGTAGCGGTTTTGCGGCAAGCGTCGCGTATACCTTCGCGAAGTCCATCGATAATGACGCGGTGCTCGGCGGCCAGAACGGCGGCAGCGCGACATTGCCCGCTGCCCAGAACTGGCGTGACCTCGCAGCGGAACGCGGCCTCTCCACCAACGATCAACGTCACCTGCTCAGCGCGTCGGCGCAGTACACCACAGGCATGGGTATCGGCGGCGGGTCGCTGCTCGATGGCTGGCGTGGTTCGCTCTACAAAGAGTGGACAGCTCTGGTTACGATCTCCGCCGGCAGCGGTTTGCCAGTCACGCCGTATACCGCGGCATTGCTGGGAGGCACCGGAGCGCATGGCTCGGTGCGGCCTGACCTCACCGGCGCGTCTATCTATGCTGCGCCCGTAGGCCTCGCGCTTAATCCTGCCGCCTTTGCAGCTCCGGTATCGGGGCAGTTTGGCAACGCGCGGCGGAACTCCATCACCGGGCCATCGCAGTTGAGCATGGACTTCTTCATGAGCCGTACCTTCCGTCTCCGCGACCATTGGAACCTCGATCTGCAGATCAAGGCGAACAACGTACTCAACCACGTTGCCTTCGGATCGTATGTTGCCAATCTCCAAAGCACACAATTCGGTCTGCCGACTTCGCCCAACAGCATGCGCACTCTGCAGATGACCGCACGACTGAGGTACTAG
- a CDS encoding TIGR03435 family protein: MKPLSILPVVLAASFAAATAQQPQSSRSFEVASIRPGASATAEMIAIRMNADRSMIHYVNVSVRDLIRVAYGVKEFQVSGPESIRNRFDIEAKYPEGATRDQVPEMLQSLLRDRFKLELHRETKEQAVYALVVGKNGPKLKTTTIPPSDYPDSPNRRPGTPVRGDIQMLGGPSGLHLTGPAVTMSRLSETLSGFTDKPIVDQTGLPGEYDIDLTFFPENMMLRMGGGPGGPGGPGGPGGAGGPGGPRQGPDGGADTHSEPRLTIFDALQQYGLRLESRKAPLMQLVVDHIEKTPTEN, from the coding sequence ATGAAACCGCTCTCGATCCTTCCCGTCGTGCTGGCCGCTTCCTTTGCGGCCGCAACTGCGCAGCAGCCACAAAGCAGCCGTTCGTTCGAGGTCGCGTCCATTCGCCCGGGAGCATCCGCAACGGCGGAGATGATCGCGATCAGAATGAACGCTGACCGCTCGATGATTCACTACGTGAATGTCTCCGTGCGGGATCTCATTCGTGTGGCCTACGGAGTGAAGGAGTTCCAGGTCAGTGGCCCTGAGTCGATACGCAACCGCTTCGACATCGAGGCGAAGTATCCCGAGGGCGCCACAAGAGACCAGGTACCGGAGATGCTGCAGTCTCTGTTGAGAGACCGCTTCAAACTAGAGCTACATCGCGAGACGAAAGAGCAGGCAGTCTACGCGCTGGTCGTGGGCAAGAACGGACCGAAGCTCAAGACGACGACAATCCCGCCGTCAGACTACCCTGACAGTCCCAACCGTCGCCCGGGCACGCCCGTGCGCGGTGACATTCAGATGCTGGGTGGCCCGTCTGGCCTGCACCTGACCGGACCCGCCGTGACCATGAGCAGACTGAGCGAAACGCTCTCCGGCTTTACCGATAAGCCGATCGTAGACCAGACAGGTTTACCGGGAGAGTACGACATCGATCTCACCTTCTTTCCGGAGAACATGATGCTCCGCATGGGCGGAGGACCGGGTGGACCTGGTGGCCCTGGTGGCCCTGGCGGGGCTGGCGGTCCTGGTGGTCCAAGACAGGGGCCTGACGGCGGTGCTGACACTCACTCCGAGCCACGCCTCACCATCTTCGACGCGCTGCAACAGTACGGTCTCAGGCTCGAATCCCGCAAGGCGCCTCTGATGCAGCTTGTCGTGGATCACATTGAGAAGACGCCGACGGAGAACTGA
- a CDS encoding response regulator transcription factor, with translation MTRILFIEDEPAFAIGVIDRLRADGYDVIWESNGSAGYQAACADTFDLILLDVSLPGKNGFDICRDLRREGVSAPVLMLTARGEVIDRVLGLKLGADDYVQKNCEPIELMARIEALLRRSQSSVISPEVASFGDIRVDFRQHEVSRAGVAVVLTPIEFRLLEYLFERRGNVVTREELLENVWSADGGMLSRTVDVHVAGLRKKIEADPRYPRFLLTIKGAGYKLTI, from the coding sequence ATGACCCGCATTCTGTTTATTGAAGACGAACCCGCTTTTGCGATCGGTGTGATCGATCGTCTGCGTGCGGACGGCTATGACGTCATATGGGAGAGCAACGGAAGTGCAGGGTATCAGGCTGCATGTGCGGATACGTTTGACCTCATCCTGCTGGATGTGTCGCTGCCGGGTAAGAACGGATTCGATATCTGCCGTGATCTGCGGCGTGAGGGCGTATCCGCCCCTGTACTGATGCTTACTGCACGCGGCGAGGTGATCGATCGTGTGCTGGGCCTGAAGCTTGGCGCGGACGATTACGTGCAGAAGAACTGCGAACCCATCGAACTGATGGCGCGCATCGAAGCACTGCTTCGCCGGTCGCAATCGTCGGTGATTTCTCCGGAGGTTGCGTCTTTCGGCGACATCCGCGTTGATTTCCGCCAGCATGAAGTCTCTCGCGCAGGCGTTGCTGTGGTTCTTACGCCGATAGAGTTTCGCTTGCTTGAGTATCTGTTCGAACGTCGTGGCAACGTCGTCACCCGCGAAGAGCTGCTGGAGAATGTGTGGTCCGCCGATGGCGGCATGCTGAGCCGCACGGTCGATGTGCATGTAGCCGGCCTGCGCAAGAAGATCGAGGCCGATCCTCGCTATCCGCGCTTTCTGCTCACCATCAAGGGTGCTGGATACAAACTGACGATCTAG